From one Brachypodium distachyon strain Bd21 chromosome 4, Brachypodium_distachyon_v3.0, whole genome shotgun sequence genomic stretch:
- the LOC100835663 gene encoding uncharacterized protein LOC100835663 isoform X1, whose product MTAARRGLLLDRWRGIQEDEEAYDGGEPSAVKHRRLNQAKEEWFSHCFDFLESVPKEEHIWCGYADIMGPFLEMFHGYFDEQENSPLRKIWSRVSQELGICTQCVCEHHQAQESFDTECRSGSVDPLLKVLWHLDEDRVTKHLEQINAKIQLKEYDPSCHGAEVVCIMFEVLMYPILLDDQSLANQFQMFIETIDESYEVSLSTNQQYPGVYALLFFRSCKARAIGLRLARSMGKLRKAVDLEPLQPLLQKYIDFLEAEVLPSTLESSRPRVQLKRADVWLGFKSFLGFLEAPAFEDGILEKYPIFLNIVLNHVSDDGSDLSCSVSCLKASFEMLGCKLWLRTTLSPSVMRNTLLGQCFHTRDEKSHKEIFDLFLPFLQSLEALQDGEHEKQRRNILYFLLHQVTRSSNFSALMRKNATKIALLIVQRGYTMSPPCPASECAHMWGPSLICSLKDASLHSSLRQPAFDLINILIVSDASALISFKLKYEYATKDDVSNSVMFADDEDELPFTNDTAEKECSCWNDFSVLSKLTFRGCKDWTCVPLLWYLVMVQLEPSKLPIAFSKAVFWALSHISVLEPGLATESSVPVNDWLLSHAGEVSPTFSWQVPNGADDGGGGKDCINTVKVSKFGTLLLRIFKRFAIHFIMQIEQCGLQKQWTWESMMAESLILALVDHNDNVRQAGRAVMEHVSQARGLTSGLQFLCSSASSLSAVFVGLRYVVQLVESQSVLADFHSLHHLFFVVCKLVKEDIAQQPSVAQPAKPSEGGFLRQPFSNVLITPPEHAVDIITWEKFSTLLSVTLWPFISTCLRKGEELINTKQCQISCVRVLELLPLVYERVNSYCTQPFSVTTMVPDSNDITWLFHLINWGKSSLLVISRHWKQCMLSLFKLLKGSHSGSIQHHIEDLGDTFSNDVIDMDELKGRISNLNLAVFKKPPAETERRVVDGLPTPAKSIASIPSLIDYTVRERHTGGDNLETVKPSHGSDSEHIILLSDSEENLPTGDATGEEVLSSVKENDSLIASDQLKAVNPSKQRMPAENRHVSLKQQICKPVSDISASSKPVSTDSRSTIAASKGLGGRKMPSIPVNTNNTSLLPNKVKSSVSAIPRPSRPNSSSDVGKFKSIFRDISDDEDDPLEHALDNYRRPQLRVTKSAILVPKRQVVQLQLPAEKRQASGRPDANSRRFVPPKLDSWFKSILEMDYFAVVGLSSSEIIKKPALKEIPVCFDSQAQYVEIFQPLVIEEFKAQLQNAYVETPPEDMTCGSISILSVERVDEFLVVRGRAENSVCVKSKGCTENDLILFTKDPLKSSGQQVHVLGKVDRRETDKNKALIFVIRFFLSNENVRLNKVKRLLVERSKWFFSRVLSMTPQLREFSALSSLNDIPVLPVILNPVSSTATNHESGKVYLDKLARPMRKVLKSSYNDSQLQAVSIAIGPTSSKMKCDLSLIQGPPGTGKTKTIVAIVSALLSLHADSSYNLPRHGPLASAEFTKPRTRISQTAAVARAWQDAALAKQQIKDSQRENPRTERLSKGRALVCAQSNAAVDELVSRLGDGLYDADGKLYRPYIVRVGNAKTVHPNSMPFFIDTLVEQRLSDELKTNNESKVSSDAKSSGSLRASLEKVVDRIRFYESRRKLMDRDKTENDSSGPDEDEIDEVSDEAIGAKLNILYTQKRAVSAELATAYASEKKIADENKSLKHKVRKSILGEAEIVVTTLSGCGGDIYGVCSETASAKKYGNFSEHGLFDVVVIDEAAQALEPATLIPLQLLKSKGTKCIMVGDPKQLPATVMSGLASKFLYECSMFERLQRAGYPVIMLTKQYRMHPNISRFPSLHFYENKLLDGVQMAEKSAPFHEHNHLGPYMFFDIADGRERSGTNAATQSLCNQYEADAALEILSFLKNRYPAEFSCRKIGIITPYRSQLSLLRSRFTSFFGPEIVAEMEINTVDGFQGREVDILVLSTVRASNSSGDRHHAGEARSIGFVADVRRMNVALTRARFSLWIVGNARTLQTNSHWASLVQNAKERNMFISVERPYGLIFGKVHGATHSNYNSHLKQQRENEKASMTNSRTVDAQLRKEHLRHAGRATEKEGISLRDDQAKRASRWDRKSPKAQDSTMRTIEENKPAVQNGDMRDSKGSMEQHFDQDSVMREQGVENNLSMHNVNHLELAKRMATGDPPDGSYVRRQRENKLVKENIGMGTDKPLFKEDAPKNSKVRVYNGENIANQDNDMGTIKGSSKRGSILKSVSKKADDCPPTHCDMQKLIQKAKGVRKFSEKPRSSNSSQEDPSLNHDAVTESANKNSGTGSPTIPVMKKMTSKVKGARKFTEQPRSGSPSVPSRFDEASSHTREVMKSQGTNPTVTSQNHQIAARKRQREDVESLLSSALISSKKPSSKHPKKKQNKNM is encoded by the exons ATGacagcggcgcggcggggcctGCTGCTCGACCGGTGGCGCGGGATccaggaggatgaggaggcgtacgacggcggcgagccaTCCGCGGTCAAGCATCGCCGCCTCAACCAGGCCAAGGAGGAGTG GTTTTCCCATTGTTTTGATTTTCTGGAAAGTGTGCCAAAAGAAGAGCATATTTGGTGTGGATATGCTGATATTATGGGACCTTTTTTAGAAATGTTCCACGGTTACTTTGATGAACAAGAAAACTCGCCTCTTAGAAAAATATGGTCACGGGTTTCTCAAGAACTGGGTATTTGCACACAATGTGTGTGTGAACACCACCAGGCACAGGAATCTTTTGATACTGAATGTCGTTCAGGTAGTGTTGACCCCCTTCTGAAAGTATTATGGCATCTTGATGAAGACAGGGTTACAAAGCATCTTGAACAGATCAATGCAAAGATTCAGCTTAAGGAATATGATCCTTCCTGTCATGGTGCAGAAGTTGTTTGCATAATGTTCGAA GTTTTGATGTATCCTATTCTATTAGATGACCAATCATTGGCTAATCAGTTCCAGATGTTCATTGAAACAATTGATGAATCATATGAAGTGAGCCTTTCAACTAATCAGCAATATCCT GGCGTTTATGCGTTACTGTTCTTCAGAAGTTGTAAAGCTCGAGCAATTGGGCTTCGCTTGGCCCGATCCATGGGAAAATTAAG GAAAGCGGTTGACTTGGAACCATTGCAACCCTTACTGCAAAAATATATCGATTTTCTGGAAGCGGAAGTTCTTCCCTCTACTTTAGAATCTTCAAGACCTAGGGTGCAGCTCAAAAGAGCCGATGTATGGCTTGGATTTAAATCATT CCTTGGATTTCTTGAGGCTCCTGCTTTTGAAGATGGGATCTTGGAGAAATACCCCATCTTCCTGAATATTGTACTTAACCATGTCAGTGATGACGGATCTGATTTGTCATGTTCTGTTAGTTGCCTCAAAGCATCATTTGAAATGCTAG GCTGCAAACTTTGGTTAAGAACAACACTATCACCTAGTGTTATGCGGAACACATTATTGGGTCAGTGTTTTCACACTCGAGATGAAAAAAGTCACAAGGAAATTTTTGATCTTTTCCTCCCATTTCTTCAG TCACTTGAAGCGCTACAAGATGGTGAACATGAAAAGCAACGGAGGAACATACTGTATTTTCTTCTCCATCAAGTAACTCGGAGTAGTAATTTCAGTGCTCTGATGAGAAAAAACGCTACTAAG ATTGCTCTTCTTATTGTGCAAAGAGGCTACACAATGAGCCCTCCTTGCCCAGCCTCTGAATGCGCCCATATGTG GGGACCATCTTTGATATGCTCGTTAAAGGATGCATCCTTACATAGCTCTCTGCGTCAACCTGCATTTGATCTCATCAATATTCTCATAGTCTCTGATGCTTCTGCCTTGATTTCCTTTAAACTGAAGTATGAGTATGCCACAAAGGATGATGTAAGCAACTCTGTCATGTTCGCTGACGATGAGGATGAACTGCCTTTCACAAATGACACTGCAGAAAAGGAGTGCAGTTGTTGGAATGATTTCAGTGTTCTGAGCAAGTTGACGTTTCGGGGATGCAAGGATTGGACATGTGTCCCTTTGTTATGGTATCTTGTAATGGTCCAGTTAGAACCCTCTAAACTGCCTATAGCTTTTTCGAAAGCAGTGTTTTGGGCTCTGTCTCATATTTCTGTCTTGGAGCCTGGGTTAGCTACGGAGTCATCAGTGCCTGTGAATGATTGGTTATTGTCGCATGCTGGTGAAGTCTCTCCAACATTTTCATGGCAAGTTCCAAATGGCGCTGATGATGGTGGAGGTGGGAAGGATTGCATCAATACTGTTAAGGTGTCAAAATTTGGTACCCTGTTATTGAGAATATTTAAAAG ATTTGCAATTCATTTCATCATGCAAATTGAGCAATGTGGGCTTCAAAAGCAATGGACATGGGAATCAATGATGGCAGAAAGCTTGATTTTGGCACTAGTTGATCACAATGAT AATGTGCGTCAAGCTGGGAGGGCTGTCATGGAACATGTATCCCAAGCACGCGGTTTGACTTCTGGGCTTCAATTTCTGTGCTCAAGTGCATCTTCACTGTCTGCTGTTTTCGTGGGTCTAAGATATGTCGTTCAACTG GTGGAAAGCCAGTCCGTTTTAGCAGATTTTCATAGTCTTCATCACTTGTTTTTTGTGGTGTGCAAATTAGTAAAGGAGGACATTGCTCAGCAGCCTTCAGTTGCACAGCCAGCAAAACCTTCTGAAGGTGGTTTCTTGCGTCAACCATTTTCAAATGTACTAATTACCCCACCAGAACATGCTGTTGATATTATCACTTGGGAGAAGTTCAGCACACTGCTTTCGGTAACTCTTTGGCCTTTTATTTCCACGTGCTTGAGAAAGGGAGAGGAGCTAATAAATACCAAACAATGCCAG ATATCATGTGTTCGAGTGCTTGAGTTGCTTCCCCTTGTCTATGAGAGGGTCAATTCATATTGTACCCAACCATTTAGTGTGACGACAATGGTTCCGGACTCTAATGATATTACATGGCTTTTTCACTTGATTAACTGGGGCAAATCATCTCTCCTTGTTATCAGTAGGCACTGGAAACAGTGCATGCTATCTTTATTCAAATTACTAAAAGGTTCACATAGTGGCTCCATTCAACACCACATTGAAGATCTTGGTGATACCTTTTCAAATG ATGTAATTGATATGGATGAACTCAAAGGGAGAATTTCAAATCTTAATCTTGCGGTCTTCAAGAAGCCTCCCGCAGAAACTGAAAGGAGAGTGGTGGACGGTCTGCCAACACCTGCAAAATCAATTGCCAGTATCCCTTCTCTGATTGATTATACAGTTCGGGAGAGACATACTGGTGGGGATAATCTCGAGACTGTGAAACCCTCTCATGGGTCTGACAGTGAACACATAATTCTCCTTTCAGACAGCGAAGAAAATTTGCCTACTGGTGATGCCACTGGCGAGGAGGTTTTATCATCAGTAAAGGAGAACGACAGTTTGATTGCTTCAGATCAGTTGAAAGCAGTTAATCCTTCTAAACAAAGAATGCCAGCAGAAAATAGACATGTGTCTTTAAAACAGCAGATATGTAAACCAGTTAGTGATATTAGTGCCTCTTCTAAACCTGTATCAACAGACAGTAGAAGCACAATTGCTGCCTCAAAAGGATTAGGTGGAAGGAAAATGCCAAGTATTCCAGTGAATACAAATAATACTTCCCTTTTACCAAACAAGGTTAAATCATCTGTTAGTGCCATTCCTCGACCATCACGTCCGAATTCGTCATCGGATGTaggcaaatttaagtcaatCTTCAGAGATATAtctgatgatgaagatgatccCTTAGAGCATGCACTTGACAATTACAGAAGGCCACAACTTCGTGTAACAAAGTCTGCCATATTAGTTCCTAAAAGGCAAGTAGTGCAACTTCAGTTGCCTGCCGAAAAGAGACAGGCATCTGGCAGACCGGATGCTAATTCTCGACGATTTGTCCCTCCTAAACTGGACAGCTGGTTTAAGAGTATCTTGGAAATGGACTACTTTGCTGTTGTTGGGCTATCTTCTTCTGAGATAATAAAGAAACCTGCTTTAAAAGAAATTCCTGTATGCTTTGATTCACAAGCTCAATATGTTGAGATTTTCCAGCCACTTGTTATAGAAGAGTTCAAAGCTCAGTTGCAGAATGCCTATGTAGAAACCCCTCCAGAAGATATGACATGTGGCTCTATATCTATACTCTCAGTTGAAAGAGTTGATGAATTTCTTGTTGTTCGTGGTCGTGCTGAGAACAGTGTGTGTGTCAAATCTAAAGGGTGTACAGAGAATGATTTAATACTGTTCACCAAGGATCCACTGAAAAGTTCTGGACAGCAAGTCCATGTACTTGGAAAG GTGGATCGGCGTGAGACTGATAAAAATAAGGCATTAATTTTTGTTATAAGGTTCTTTCTCTCTAACGAGAATGTGCGTTTAAATAAAGTAAAACGACTTCTTGTTGAAAGAAGTAAGTGGTTCTTCAGTCGGGTTTTGAGCATGACTCCTCAACTCCGAGAGTTCAGCGCTCTCTCATCATTAAATGATATTCCAGTGCTTCCAGTAATCTTAAATCCTGTTTCAAGTACTGCAACCAACCATGAATCTGGAAAAGTGTATCTTGATAAACTTGCACGCCCTATGCGGAAGGTATTGAAGTCATCATACAATGACAGCCAGCTCCAAGCTGTAAGTATTGCCATTGGACCAACAAGCTCTAAAATGAAATGTGATCTGTCTCTTATTCAGGGCCCTCCAG GTACCGGCAAAACCAAGACTATTGTTGCGATTGTGAGTGCATTACTTTCTTTACATGCCGATAGCTCTTACAATTTACCGAGACATGGACCTCTGGCTAGTGCTGAATTTACTAAACCAAGAACAAGAATTAGTCAAACTGCTGCAGTAGCTAGAGCTTGGCAGGATGCGGCCCTGGCTAAACAACAGATAAAGGATTCCCAGAGAGAAAACCCTAGGACAGAACGCCTTTCAAAAGGAAGGGCTCTCGTATGTGCGCAGTCAAATGCGGCAGTTGATGAACTTGTGTCAAGACTCGGTGATGGATTATATGATGCTGATGGAAAGCTGTATAGACCTTACATAGTGAGGGTTGGTAATGCAAAGACAGTTCATCCTAATTCAATGCCTTTCTTTATTGACACACTTGTTGAACAAAGGCTGTCAGATGAGTTAAAGACTAACAACGAATCCAAAGTTTCATCTGATGCCAAATCATCTGGCTCTCTTAGGGCTAGTTTGGAGAAGGTTGTGGACAGAATTAGATTTTACGAGTCAAGGCGGAAACTAATGGATCGTGATAAAACAGAAAATGACTCTTCTGGACCTGATGAAGATGAGATAGATGAAGTTTCTGATGAAGCGATTGGTGCAAAGCTCAATATTTTATATACACAGAAGAGGGCAGTTTCTGCTGAACTTGCCACTGCTTATGcaagtgaaaagaaaattgcGGACGAAAACAAGTCCCTTAAACACAAGGTGAGGAAATCAATTCTTGGGGAAGCAGAAATTGTTGTGACAACACTCAGTGGATGCGGAGGTGATATTTATGGAGTTTGCTCGGAAACTGCTTCAGCTAAGAAATATGGGAATTTCTCTGAGCATGGTTTGTTTGATGTTGTTGTTATCGATGAAGCTGCACAG GCTCTTGAGCCTGCAACTTTGATTCCACTTCAGCTGCTCAAGTCGAAAGGAACTAAGTGCATAATG GTCGGTGATCCAAAGCAGCTACCTGCTACTGTGATGTCTGGGTTGGCTAGCAAGTTTCTTTATGAGTGCAGCATGTTTGAACGCCTACAAAGAGCTGGCTATCCAGTTATTATGCTCACTAAACAG TACCGTATGCACCCTAACATTAGCAGATTCCCATCTTTGCATTTCTATGAAAATAAACTGCTGGATGGTGTTCAGATGGCTGAGAAATCAGCTCCGTTCCATGAACACAATCATCTTGGTCCATACATGTTCTTTGATATTGCTGATGGCCGTGAGCGTTCTGGAACGAATGCTGCCACTCAATCACTCTGTAATCAATATGAAGCTGATGCAGCGCTTGAAATACTGTCATTTTTAAAGAACAG ATATCCAGCAGAGTTCTCCTGTAGAAAGATAGGGATCATAACTCCGTACAGGAGTCAGCTCTCCTTGCTGCGTTCAAGgttcacttctttttttgggcCTGAGATTGTTGCTGAGATGGAAATCAATACAGTAGATGGATTCCAAGGCCGGGAAGTTGACATCTTGGTGTTGTCAACTGTTAGAGCCTCCAACTCCTCAGGTGACAGACATCACGCCGGTGAAGCACGTAGCATTGGGTTTGTTGCAGATGTTAGACGTATGAATGTGGCGCTAACACGTGCCAGGTTTTCTCTGTGGATTGTTGGAAATGCAAGAACATTGCAAACCAACTCACATTGGGCCTCCTTAGTACAGAATGCCAAAGAACGGAATATGTTTATCTCAGTTGAGAGACCATATGGTTTGATCTTTGGAAAAGTTCATGGTGCTACTCACAGCAACTATAATAGTCACCTTAAGCAGCAGAGGGAAAATGAAAAGGCTAGCATGACAAACTCACGGACAGTTGATGCACAACTCCGTAAAGAGCATTTGAGACATGCTGGCAGGGCTACAGAAAAGGAAGGTATAAGTTTACGTGATGATCAAGCAAAAAGAGCATCCCGCTGGGATCGAAAGAGTCCTAAAGCTCAAGACTCTACCATGAGAACTATCGAAGAAAATAAACCAGCAGTGCAGAATGGTGATATGAGGGATTCAAAGGGCTCAATGGAACAACATTTTGATCAGGACTCAGTGATGAGAGAGCAAGGCGTGGAAAACAACTTGTCCATGCATAATGTTAATCATCTGGAGCTTGCTAAAAGGATGGCAACAGGGGATCCCCCTGATGGCTCGTATGTCAGAAGGCAAAGGGAAAATAAGCTTGTTAAGGAGAATATTGGTATGGGAACTGACAAGCCCTTGTTTAAGGAAGATGCACCCAAGAATTCCAAGGTGAGAGTATATAATGGAGAAAATATTGCCAACCAAGACAATGATATGGGAACCATCAAGGGTTCGTCAAAACGTGGTTCCATTCTGAAATCAgtgtccaagaaagctgaTGATTGTCCACCAACACATTGTGATATGCAGAAGTTGATACAAAAGGCTAAAGGAGTAAGGAAGTTTTCTGAAAAACCGAGATCCAGTAATTCAAGCCAAGAGGATCCCTCACTTAATCATGATGCAGTTACCGAATCAGCAAATAAGAATAGTGGTACTGGTTCACCCACAATCCCTGTTATGAAGAAAATGACTAGTAAGGTCAAAGGGGCAAGGAAGTTTACTGAGCAGCCAAGATCTGGGAGTCCTTCAGTTCCATCACGTTTTGATGAAGCAAGTAGCCATACACGGGAAGTCATGAAAAGCCAGGGTACTAACCCAACTGTAACTAGTCAAAATCATCAAATTGCAGCAAGGAAGCGGCAAAGGGAGGATGTCGAATCTTTACTTTCTTCAGCCCTTATCTCGTCGAAGAAGCCTTCCTCAAAGCATCctaagaagaaacaaaataagaaCATGTAG